The following proteins are co-located in the Paenibacillus sp. JNUCC32 genome:
- a CDS encoding helix-turn-helix domain-containing protein, with protein sequence MMSISEQVKPIIDSKGLNPSELAHLIGCSPQYMHNLLNGSRRWNETTLNKICDALDLEFRVLPKIKERN encoded by the coding sequence ATGATGAGTATTTCAGAACAAGTAAAACCGATTATCGATAGTAAAGGGCTTAATCCATCAGAGCTGGCTCATTTAATAGGTTGTTCGCCACAGTATATGCACAACTTGCTCAATGGCAGCAGAAGATGGAATGAAACAACACTAAATAAAATTTGTGACGCTCTGGATCTGGAGTTCAGAGTGTTACCCAAGATAAAGGAGAGGAATTGA
- the glnA gene encoding type I glutamate--ammonia ligase, whose product MSYTREDILRIAKEENVRFIRLQFTDLLGTIKNVEIPVSQLPKALDNKMMFDGSSIEGYVRIEESDMYLYPDLDTFMIFPWVSEDRVARLICDVYMPDGTPFAGDPRGILKRALKEAEEMGFTSMNVGPEPEFFLFKTDEKGNPTMELNDQGGYFDLAPTDLGENCRRDIVLTLEEMGFEIEASHHEVAPGQHEIDFKYADAIKAADQIQTFKLVVKTIARQHGLIATFMPKPLFGVNGSGMHCNQSLFKGGENAFVDESDELGLSVTARNYMAGILKHARAFAAITNPTVNSYKRLVPGYEAPCYVAWSASNRSPMIRIPASRGLSTRIEVRNPDPAANPYLALAVMLKAGLDGVKRELSLPAPIDRNIYVMTEEERIEEGIPSLPANLKEALNELIRSEVISDALGDHALAHFYELKEIEWDMYRTQVHQWERDQYITMY is encoded by the coding sequence GTGAGTTATACCAGAGAGGACATTCTACGCATCGCCAAAGAAGAAAATGTTCGATTTATCCGCTTGCAATTTACAGATTTGCTGGGAACGATCAAAAACGTTGAAATTCCGGTAAGCCAGCTGCCTAAAGCGCTTGATAATAAAATGATGTTTGACGGTTCTTCCATCGAAGGGTATGTGCGTATCGAGGAATCCGATATGTACCTGTACCCGGATCTGGATACCTTCATGATCTTCCCTTGGGTATCCGAGGATCGCGTCGCACGTCTGATCTGTGATGTTTACATGCCGGACGGCACCCCGTTTGCGGGAGATCCGCGCGGCATTCTGAAGAGAGCACTGAAGGAAGCCGAAGAGATGGGCTTCACTTCCATGAATGTCGGTCCGGAGCCGGAATTCTTCCTGTTCAAAACCGACGAAAAAGGCAATCCGACGATGGAGCTGAATGACCAAGGCGGATACTTTGACCTGGCGCCTACGGATCTCGGCGAGAACTGCCGCCGTGACATCGTGCTGACGCTGGAAGAGATGGGCTTCGAAATCGAAGCTTCTCACCATGAGGTTGCGCCTGGCCAGCACGAAATCGACTTCAAGTACGCAGATGCGATCAAAGCGGCTGACCAGATTCAAACCTTTAAATTGGTTGTTAAGACGATCGCTCGTCAGCATGGGCTGATTGCAACGTTTATGCCAAAACCGCTATTCGGCGTAAACGGCTCCGGCATGCACTGCAACCAATCGCTCTTCAAAGGCGGCGAGAACGCGTTCGTTGATGAGAGCGACGAGCTTGGCCTGAGCGTAACGGCTCGGAACTATATGGCGGGTATTCTTAAGCATGCACGCGCGTTTGCTGCGATCACGAACCCGACGGTGAACTCGTACAAGCGTCTCGTGCCTGGTTACGAAGCACCTTGCTACGTGGCATGGTCTGCAAGTAACCGCAGCCCGATGATTCGTATTCCAGCATCCCGCGGTCTGAGCACGCGCATCGAAGTGCGTAACCCGGATCCGGCTGCGAATCCGTATCTGGCTCTGGCTGTCATGCTGAAAGCTGGCTTGGACGGCGTTAAGCGTGAGCTGTCGCTTCCGGCACCGATCGACCGCAACATCTACGTGATGACGGAAGAAGAGCGCATCGAGGAAGGCATCCCAAGCTTGCCGGCAAACCTGAAGGAAGCGCTCAACGAATTGATCCGCAGCGAAGTCATTTCCGATGCACTCGGTGACCATGCGCTGGCTCACTTCTACGAGCTGAAAGAGATCGAATGGGATATGTACAGAACGCAAGTTCACCAATGGGAACGCGATCAGTACATTACAATGTATTAA
- a CDS encoding DnaD domain-containing protein, whose protein sequence is MAWIESHQSLPGHPKTKRCARKLKVSIPTMVGLLHLLWYWAMDYAPDGDLTKFEPDDIADAMQWEGDADQLLSVLTDARFIDQDNGHLLIHDWFNYAGRLIEKREQNTQRKRKSREKAKQSDDRHAFVARDTTVTNEGVTGLPNQHNQHNITEPNQPYQTEQQPTEPNPINPVGSSRPEFEMNPYRMFENEGFGTISPVIKDQIDDMLITYGERWICEAMKRSVVAGKRKISYVEGILKNWKAEGIDEPWTKEQPKKRTGSQSKSGKPSIPIMTNEPPPDNHITDEQMAEMMEFARQMSDKPDA, encoded by the coding sequence TTGGCGTGGATAGAAAGTCACCAGTCTTTACCCGGACACCCTAAAACCAAAAGATGTGCTCGTAAGCTTAAGGTATCTATTCCTACTATGGTCGGACTTCTTCATTTGCTTTGGTATTGGGCCATGGACTATGCCCCAGATGGTGATTTAACAAAGTTTGAACCTGATGATATCGCAGATGCCATGCAGTGGGAGGGTGATGCCGATCAATTGCTCTCCGTGCTTACAGATGCAAGGTTCATCGATCAGGACAACGGACATCTTCTGATACATGACTGGTTTAATTATGCTGGCCGACTCATTGAAAAACGAGAGCAAAACACTCAACGGAAACGAAAGTCACGGGAAAAGGCTAAACAATCAGATGACCGTCACGCATTCGTCGCGCGTGACACAACCGTGACGAATGAAGGAGTCACGGGGCTACCTAACCAACACAACCAACACAACATAACCGAACCTAACCAACCATACCAAACCGAACAACAACCAACAGAACCAAACCCGATCAATCCAGTCGGTAGTAGTCGTCCTGAGTTTGAAATGAATCCTTATAGAATGTTTGAAAATGAAGGCTTCGGGACCATTAGTCCTGTGATCAAAGACCAGATCGACGACATGTTGATTACATACGGTGAACGTTGGATATGTGAGGCAATGAAGCGATCTGTAGTAGCCGGTAAACGAAAGATATCCTACGTAGAAGGCATTTTAAAGAACTGGAAAGCTGAGGGGATTGATGAACCTTGGACGAAGGAGCAGCCAAAGAAACGGACAGGCTCCCAAAGTAAATCAGGCAAACCGTCAATTCCAATCATGACTAACGAACCGCCACCTGACAATCATATAACTGATGAACAAATGGCCGAGATGATGGAGTTTGCTCGTCAGATGTCGGATAAACCAGATGCGTAG
- a CDS encoding ImmA/IrrE family metallo-endopeptidase: MDTTIHKLVRKFKTNDPFEIAKGLNILIRYAEFDEGTRGLYYRKLRRRFIVIHNGLDEQWQKVVCAHELGHDRLHPGISRFWLDEHTFFNAGKFEKQANVFALKLLTYSTNQNEDESLENYLLRCGIPKELHNLYS; this comes from the coding sequence TTGGATACTACTATTCATAAACTTGTACGAAAGTTTAAGACAAATGACCCCTTCGAGATTGCCAAAGGATTGAATATTCTGATTCGATATGCAGAGTTTGATGAAGGTACACGAGGACTATACTACCGAAAGCTAAGGCGAAGGTTTATCGTAATTCACAACGGTTTAGACGAGCAATGGCAAAAGGTAGTTTGTGCTCATGAACTCGGGCACGATAGGTTACACCCAGGCATAAGCCGTTTCTGGCTTGATGAGCACACCTTTTTTAACGCCGGAAAATTTGAAAAACAAGCTAATGTTTTTGCACTGAAACTCCTTACCTATTCGACTAACCAAAACGAAGATGAATCCTTAGAAAATTATCTTCTTCGTTGTGGTATTCCAAAAGAACTTCATAACCTCTATTCATAA
- a CDS encoding site-specific integrase yields MANFKKHSTGWEYRVKYKDPFTQKFREKSQRGFLTKKEAQLAAADFEKKINEGFEQTDDIELSTFLQNWLKEYKEGTIRKNTLILHQNNIDNHIVPYFKQIRIKDIKPIMYQKFLNSLTESNYSKRTVELVHATMHNAMEKAVTLCKIEKNPCNGVTIKGHKKEQSVQFIESCDIPKFLQSAHQYGYIYWIFFKVLIETGMRKGEAAALQWTDIDFKNQTINISKTLDFSAKENESLFGDTKTFNSKRTIRMSKSLVNDLKYHLNYQNQNKLALNNVYRHDLNLVLCKDDGKFIPKSSLFNSFSRILKRAGIPSMPIHGLRHTHAVLMLESGVDMKYVQERLGHGSIQITSDIYAHISKKIETDNMEKYEKNNNFGGISGVKQE; encoded by the coding sequence ATGGCAAATTTCAAGAAACACAGTACAGGCTGGGAATACCGAGTGAAATATAAAGATCCCTTCACTCAGAAATTCAGAGAAAAATCACAAAGAGGTTTCCTCACAAAAAAAGAAGCGCAGTTGGCTGCTGCTGATTTTGAGAAGAAAATCAATGAAGGTTTTGAACAGACCGATGATATTGAATTATCTACTTTTCTCCAAAATTGGCTTAAAGAATACAAGGAGGGGACTATTAGGAAAAACACGTTGATTTTGCATCAGAATAACATTGATAATCACATCGTTCCATATTTCAAACAAATTAGAATTAAAGACATCAAACCAATTATGTATCAGAAATTTCTAAACTCCTTAACAGAAAGCAACTACAGTAAAAGAACTGTTGAATTGGTTCATGCCACAATGCATAATGCTATGGAAAAGGCTGTTACTCTTTGCAAAATCGAAAAAAATCCTTGTAATGGAGTAACCATCAAAGGACATAAAAAGGAACAATCTGTACAATTCATTGAATCTTGTGATATTCCCAAATTTCTACAATCTGCTCATCAGTATGGGTACATCTATTGGATTTTCTTTAAAGTGCTTATTGAGACTGGAATGCGAAAAGGTGAAGCAGCAGCGTTGCAATGGACAGACATTGATTTCAAGAATCAAACTATTAATATTAGTAAAACCCTTGATTTTAGTGCTAAAGAAAATGAGAGCCTATTCGGGGATACAAAAACTTTTAATTCAAAAAGAACAATACGAATGAGCAAGTCACTTGTAAACGATCTGAAGTATCATCTGAATTATCAAAATCAAAACAAGCTAGCACTAAATAATGTTTACAGACACGATCTCAACCTAGTTCTTTGTAAAGATGATGGAAAATTCATTCCTAAGTCTTCACTCTTTAATTCATTCTCAAGAATCCTAAAGCGCGCAGGCATACCCAGCATGCCAATACACGGTCTTAGACATACACATGCTGTACTAATGCTTGAATCTGGAGTTGATATGAAATATGTCCAGGAACGTTTAGGTCACGGAAGTATACAAATAACCTCTGATATTTACGCTCACATCTCCAAAAAAATCGAAACAGACAACATGGAGAAATACGAGAAGAATAATAATTTCGGGGGCATTTCGGGGGTGAAACAAGAATAG
- a CDS encoding Cas9 inhibitor AcrIIA9 family protein, with amino-acid sequence MEQAVKKLQDEITGSQSNPYIQVIGNFLIQHVQAHPECAEKILDKGKSIAKSLEAMKNEAKKKQSNGMAMLTDAEGYAIVLKYFEIDGQPVQAVQTIQPEPEVSRFDVKLDDFM; translated from the coding sequence ATGGAACAAGCAGTGAAGAAACTGCAAGACGAGATCACAGGCAGCCAGAGCAATCCATACATCCAGGTAATCGGAAATTTTTTGATTCAACATGTACAAGCCCATCCAGAATGCGCGGAGAAGATTCTGGATAAAGGCAAGAGCATTGCCAAGAGCTTGGAAGCTATGAAAAACGAAGCAAAAAAGAAACAATCAAACGGCATGGCCATGTTAACAGATGCTGAAGGCTATGCAATTGTCTTGAAATACTTCGAGATCGACGGGCAACCTGTCCAAGCCGTGCAAACCATTCAACCAGAGCCGGAAGTTTCACGATTCGATGTGAAGCTTGACGACTTCATGTGA
- a CDS encoding group-specific protein produces the protein MNGLLEINIDESEVKKLCRERITELIKEIDAEYVFWDSSELKKRTCMSWNTIQDNFFNDKRFPKVKIGGKWYFPVRETREFLQHWLYEQGGK, from the coding sequence ATGAACGGATTACTCGAAATCAATATAGATGAATCGGAGGTAAAGAAGCTATGCAGAGAACGTATAACGGAGTTAATTAAAGAAATTGATGCCGAATATGTCTTTTGGGATTCCTCAGAATTAAAAAAACGGACATGCATGAGCTGGAATACCATTCAGGATAACTTTTTTAATGATAAGCGGTTCCCTAAGGTGAAAATCGGTGGAAAGTGGTATTTTCCAGTTCGTGAAACGAGAGAGTTTTTACAACATTGGCTTTATGAGCAAGGGGGCAAATAA
- a CDS encoding aminotransferase class I/II-fold pyridoxal phosphate-dependent enzyme produces the protein MARFSQDILELSSEIESKISRRIREIDTIVDFNQWKVIDAFQKFQVSDFHFAGSTGYAYNDRGREVLDEVYADVFRAESALVRPHFASGTHTISTALFGVLRPGDELLYITGRPYDTLHKVIGEPGDGTGSLRDFGIGYREVALTEQGDIDWERVESAIAPSTKVIGIQRSRGYDWRSSFTVAQIGEMVSRIRSIREDVIVFVDNCYGEFTERLEPTEVGVDLMAGSLIKNPGGGIAETGGYICGKAAYVEQAAYRLTAPGIGREVGAMLGTTRGIYQGLFLAPSTVGQAIKGSVYAAAMFEAVGFTTKPGWQDERTDLIQAVSFSGAEHLIAFVQGIQRAAAVDSHVVPEPWDMPGYEHPVIMAAGTFIQGGSLELSADAPIRSPYIGYMQGGLTYSHVKYGVLMALQSMKDRKLL, from the coding sequence ATGGCAAGATTTTCGCAAGATATACTTGAATTGAGCAGTGAGATTGAGTCCAAAATCAGTCGGCGTATACGGGAGATTGACACCATTGTTGATTTTAATCAGTGGAAGGTCATTGATGCTTTCCAGAAATTTCAGGTGAGTGATTTCCATTTTGCGGGTTCCACCGGCTATGCCTATAATGATCGTGGCCGTGAAGTGCTGGATGAAGTTTACGCTGACGTATTCAGAGCCGAATCAGCCTTGGTCCGGCCCCATTTTGCTTCGGGAACCCATACGATCTCGACGGCTTTGTTTGGTGTATTACGACCGGGAGATGAGCTGCTGTATATTACAGGGCGTCCCTACGACACGCTGCATAAAGTCATTGGCGAGCCCGGGGACGGCACCGGATCGCTGCGCGATTTCGGTATCGGCTATCGTGAGGTGGCCCTGACAGAACAAGGGGACATTGATTGGGAGCGGGTTGAGAGTGCCATCGCGCCTTCAACGAAAGTTATCGGTATCCAGCGTTCCCGGGGATATGATTGGCGGTCTTCGTTTACCGTTGCCCAGATTGGCGAGATGGTAAGCCGTATACGGTCCATTCGCGAGGATGTAATCGTGTTTGTGGATAACTGCTACGGTGAGTTTACGGAGCGTCTGGAACCGACGGAGGTCGGCGTTGATCTGATGGCGGGTTCCCTAATCAAAAATCCTGGCGGCGGCATTGCCGAAACCGGCGGCTACATATGCGGCAAAGCAGCCTATGTCGAGCAGGCGGCGTATCGGTTGACTGCACCCGGAATCGGACGTGAAGTAGGGGCAATGCTGGGAACAACCCGAGGAATCTATCAGGGCTTATTCCTGGCACCTTCCACCGTCGGGCAAGCCATTAAGGGAAGCGTCTATGCTGCTGCGATGTTTGAAGCCGTGGGATTTACGACCAAGCCGGGCTGGCAGGATGAGCGTACCGATTTGATCCAGGCGGTATCTTTTAGCGGAGCGGAACATCTGATCGCTTTTGTACAAGGGATTCAACGGGCCGCTGCCGTGGACAGCCATGTGGTTCCCGAACCTTGGGATATGCCGGGATATGAGCATCCGGTGATCATGGCGGCAGGCACGTTCATTCAGGGAGGAAGCCTGGAATTGTCCGCGGATGCGCCTATCCGTTCACCCTATATCGGCTACATGCAGGGTGGTTTGACTTATTCTCATGTTAAATATGGGGTACTTATGGCACTCCAAAGCATGAAAGATCGTAAACTATTGTAA
- a CDS encoding MerR family transcriptional regulator translates to MGDEIRRNMALFPIGIVMKLTDLSARQIRYYEQHNLIVPARTSGNQRLFSFNDVERLLEIKALIEKGVNIAGIKQVMNPVTKESEEATVITPDTENRRREMSESQLRRLLKQELITAKRPGQVSLIQGELSRFFNK, encoded by the coding sequence ATGGGTGATGAGATTCGGAGGAATATGGCGTTATTTCCGATAGGCATTGTTATGAAGCTTACGGATCTATCTGCCAGACAAATTCGCTATTATGAGCAGCATAATTTAATTGTCCCAGCCCGTACGTCGGGCAACCAACGCCTGTTTTCCTTCAATGATGTGGAGCGACTGCTAGAGATTAAGGCTTTGATTGAAAAAGGCGTGAACATTGCCGGCATTAAGCAAGTCATGAACCCGGTCACGAAAGAGTCTGAAGAGGCTACCGTCATTACGCCGGATACGGAGAACAGACGCCGTGAGATGTCGGAGTCGCAGCTGCGCCGGTTGCTGAAGCAGGAATTGATTACCGCTAAAAGACCGGGTCAGGTTTCATTGATTCAAGGGGAATTATCCCGGTTTTTTAATAAATAA
- a CDS encoding DUF3102 domain-containing protein, which produces MTTQIMLRSPEVIAAEIRSIDQQARQYVLQSAIDIGRKLKEAKELVAHGEWGGWLQDNVNYSQSTANNFMRVSEEYENSQTLANLSYTQAVALLSIPAEERESFAEENKVEDLSTRELQTLIKEKKALEKQLKKANEQTEYERMEREKVESSLAEMQKQNGMNYELAERYKSDLEAAHKIGDVDQINAIQKKLNEKESELVDNQKRIKELEKLLKAKPIDIPAPEIIEKVPEDVEKELAQLREQVKRNENKAMAKFAVIFETVVKDFDNLLGALYEIKTTAPDEHARFLNAVSGLLGRMSEKAK; this is translated from the coding sequence ATGACAACGCAAATTATGTTACGTTCACCTGAAGTTATCGCTGCTGAGATTAGATCCATTGACCAACAAGCAAGGCAGTATGTCCTTCAATCCGCTATCGATATCGGTAGAAAGTTAAAAGAAGCAAAGGAACTTGTTGCGCACGGTGAATGGGGCGGCTGGCTCCAGGACAACGTGAACTACAGTCAGTCAACGGCCAACAATTTCATGCGAGTATCCGAAGAGTATGAGAATTCCCAAACGCTTGCTAATTTAAGTTACACGCAGGCGGTCGCGCTGCTCTCCATTCCAGCCGAGGAACGGGAATCCTTCGCGGAAGAGAACAAGGTAGAGGATCTTTCAACGAGAGAACTTCAAACCTTGATCAAAGAGAAAAAGGCGCTGGAGAAGCAGCTGAAAAAGGCTAATGAGCAGACGGAGTATGAACGAATGGAACGCGAGAAGGTGGAAAGCAGCTTAGCCGAAATGCAGAAACAGAACGGCATGAACTATGAACTGGCCGAGCGTTACAAGTCCGATCTGGAAGCAGCTCATAAAATTGGAGATGTCGATCAAATTAACGCGATTCAGAAGAAACTCAACGAAAAAGAGTCTGAGTTGGTGGACAACCAGAAGAGAATCAAGGAGCTTGAAAAACTACTCAAGGCCAAACCGATTGATATCCCAGCGCCTGAAATTATCGAAAAGGTACCGGAAGATGTAGAGAAAGAATTGGCCCAGCTGCGCGAACAAGTGAAGCGAAATGAAAACAAGGCAATGGCAAAGTTCGCTGTTATTTTCGAAACAGTAGTCAAGGACTTTGATAATCTGCTCGGTGCATTATATGAAATCAAAACAACAGCACCTGATGAACATGCTAGATTTTTGAATGCAGTTTCTGGCCTGCTTGGACGAATGTCAGAAAAAGCGAAATGA
- a CDS encoding helix-turn-helix domain-containing protein, with product MPGYPNRIRELRKLKDISGVDVAEYLGITPQYLYNLEKGTRSLSTEIASKLAEYFNVSVDYLLGRSVEKSSESNPLEIPEWASAKDIADFKKMLEDDKPVMFDGVPIEGEKRQRVLDVLTGLFWEAKELNKETYGRKNNKTKDTSNDNKE from the coding sequence ATGCCTGGTTATCCCAATAGAATAAGAGAGCTAAGAAAACTCAAGGATATTAGCGGTGTGGATGTTGCCGAATATCTTGGAATTACTCCACAATACTTATACAACCTAGAAAAAGGAACACGATCTTTGAGTACAGAAATAGCATCTAAGTTAGCTGAATACTTCAATGTATCAGTTGATTATCTTTTAGGTCGATCAGTTGAGAAATCGTCAGAATCAAACCCATTAGAAATTCCAGAATGGGCTTCTGCAAAAGACATAGCTGACTTCAAAAAAATGCTTGAGGATGATAAACCTGTCATGTTTGATGGGGTTCCCATTGAGGGCGAAAAACGTCAACGAGTGTTGGATGTTTTAACGGGGCTGTTTTGGGAGGCAAAAGAATTAAACAAAGAAACTTACGGTAGAAAGAACAACAAAACTAAAGACACCTCAAACGACAACAAAGAGTAG
- a CDS encoding PcfJ domain-containing protein has translation MAMKYEEFKAHFPEKISAQLERYVTDNVFKESRYLFIKTVAKVQFAYCTHCKKQHRPLERLRHKQVELAICLNCKSKCGVRSAGIGRKFMCDTAVLVWYEKSVQDNQAITARVISVYRDYSGDFKEVITKYNSSHMYLFQSGNSTYFSYSMKQPKKLRSAFDGEYKYGSWKKHMSVKNIRQAVQGTPFQYCTWEQYTKYDNGAYISDMTEFFDLAARYPCIEYLTKSGFSSMVWAKLYRDKTYGAINWNGKTIFDVLRLNKAELNEIRKSGLEVSPQALRTYQKNRKKDMGLGVVESILAADLEMPIYQDYLKELLRLTTEKAIYKYVLKQIRNHGDHYKRAANVITDWRDYRLDCLELNIDIREDRNLFPNDLHEAHDKLRKQIKMKADEALNKKVAKRVSILESFRFEKYGLILRPAESTIELFDEGKMLKHCVGRYSERYATGYCDIFFIRKAEEPDKPFYTLEIQKGKIVQCRGFKNNDMTHEVVAFVKAFVKEKLTKKKKSRIKLNSRQEVAV, from the coding sequence ATGGCGATGAAATATGAAGAATTCAAAGCCCATTTCCCGGAGAAGATCAGCGCTCAGTTGGAACGGTATGTGACAGACAACGTTTTTAAGGAAAGCCGGTACTTGTTTATTAAAACGGTCGCAAAGGTGCAGTTTGCTTATTGTACACATTGCAAAAAGCAACATCGCCCATTGGAGAGATTGCGTCACAAGCAAGTAGAACTTGCTATATGTCTGAACTGTAAATCCAAGTGTGGCGTCCGGTCGGCGGGGATCGGCAGAAAATTCATGTGTGATACTGCGGTGCTGGTCTGGTACGAAAAGTCTGTGCAAGACAACCAAGCCATAACGGCCAGGGTGATTAGCGTCTATCGGGATTATAGCGGTGACTTCAAAGAAGTGATCACCAAATACAATTCCAGTCATATGTACTTGTTTCAATCGGGAAACAGCACCTATTTTAGCTACTCAATGAAACAGCCTAAAAAGCTACGTTCGGCATTTGATGGGGAATATAAGTATGGAAGTTGGAAGAAGCATATGTCCGTGAAAAACATTCGCCAAGCTGTACAGGGCACGCCGTTTCAATACTGCACTTGGGAGCAGTACACCAAGTACGACAACGGTGCATACATCAGCGATATGACCGAGTTTTTCGACTTAGCTGCACGTTATCCTTGCATCGAATACCTGACCAAATCCGGATTTTCCTCCATGGTGTGGGCCAAGCTCTACAGAGATAAAACATATGGTGCAATCAATTGGAATGGGAAAACGATATTCGATGTACTCAGGCTGAACAAAGCGGAATTGAACGAGATCCGCAAGTCAGGTTTGGAAGTATCCCCTCAGGCACTGAGAACTTATCAAAAAAATCGAAAAAAGGACATGGGGTTAGGGGTGGTAGAGTCGATATTGGCGGCGGATCTTGAAATGCCGATCTACCAGGACTATCTTAAAGAGCTACTCAGGTTGACTACCGAGAAAGCAATTTACAAATACGTGTTAAAGCAGATACGGAATCATGGTGATCACTATAAGCGTGCAGCGAATGTTATCACGGATTGGCGAGATTACCGCTTAGATTGCCTGGAATTGAATATCGATATCAGGGAGGATAGAAATCTATTCCCGAACGATCTTCATGAAGCGCATGACAAGTTGAGGAAACAGATCAAAATGAAAGCGGATGAAGCGTTGAACAAGAAAGTCGCTAAACGAGTTTCGATTCTTGAATCATTCCGATTTGAAAAGTATGGTCTCATTTTACGACCAGCAGAATCAACGATTGAACTCTTTGACGAAGGTAAAATGCTTAAACATTGTGTGGGCAGATATTCGGAAAGATACGCGACAGGGTACTGCGATATTTTCTTTATCCGAAAGGCAGAGGAACCGGACAAGCCGTTTTACACCTTGGAGATTCAAAAGGGCAAGATTGTCCAATGCAGGGGGTTCAAGAACAACGATATGACTCATGAAGTTGTCGCCTTCGTTAAAGCATTCGTTAAAGAGAAGCTTACAAAAAAGAAAAAATCCAGAATCAAACTAAATAGCCGCCAGGAGGTTGCCGTATGA